Proteins from a single region of Dehalococcoidales bacterium:
- the rplO gene encoding 50S ribosomal protein L15, with protein sequence MRLETISSSPGSRKARKRVGRGDGSGHGTYSGRGCKGQKSRAGYRMKPGFEGGQLPLIKRLPRKRGFTNIFRIEYSVVNLTRLNVFEPESEVDLEKLITAGIVKSLRRPVKILGEGDIDRPLSVKAHKFSAAARTKIEAAGGTVEEVVNASPAI encoded by the coding sequence GTGAGACTGGAGACAATTTCTTCGTCCCCCGGTTCCAGAAAGGCCAGGAAGAGAGTTGGCCGGGGAGATGGTAGCGGGCACGGCACCTATTCCGGTCGCGGCTGCAAGGGGCAGAAGTCACGAGCCGGTTACCGGATGAAGCCTGGTTTTGAGGGCGGGCAATTGCCGTTGATAAAACGCTTGCCGCGTAAGCGGGGTTTTACCAACATCTTCCGTATCGAGTATTCTGTTGTGAACCTGACAAGGCTCAACGTATTTGAACCGGAAAGCGAAGTGGACCTGGAGAAACTAATAACCGCCGGGATAGTTAAGTCCCTGCGGCGGCCGGTCAAGATACTGGGCGAAGGTGATATTGACCGTCCCCTTTCCGTGAAGGCACACAAGTTCTCCGCTGCTGCCAGGACCAAGATTGAGGCGGCAGGAGGCACAGTTGAGGAGGTAGTGAATGCGAGCCCGGCAATCTAG
- the rpmD gene encoding 50S ribosomal protein L30, with amino-acid sequence MTKLRVTLVKSGIGYAQDQKRTLKALGFRRMNQSVVHEDCSSIRGMITKVRHLVKVEEAK; translated from the coding sequence GTGACTAAGCTGAGAGTTACGTTGGTTAAAAGCGGCATTGGCTATGCCCAGGACCAGAAGAGGACACTGAAGGCGCTTGGCTTTCGGCGGATGAATCAGAGCGTTGTCCACGAGGACTGCAGTTCGATTCGCGGTATGATTACCAAGGTCAGACACCTGGTTAAGGTGGAGGAAGCAAAGTGA
- the rpsE gene encoding 30S ribosomal protein S5 — protein MSSIDPTDLVLSDKLININRVAKVVKGGKRLSFNALAVTGDNEGHVGLGLGKANEVPLAINKANANAKKSLIRVPLKGTTIPHEITVKLGAARVMLKPASPGTGIIAGGSVRAVLEMAGIKDILTKSLGTANKTNVARATIFALSKLRDPATVVARRKGRPVPTGLPEPEEAVTSD, from the coding sequence ATAAGTAGTATAGACCCGACAGACCTTGTGCTGAGCGACAAGCTGATAAACATCAACCGTGTGGCCAAGGTTGTGAAGGGAGGCAAGCGCCTCAGCTTTAACGCATTAGCCGTAACCGGCGATAATGAAGGACATGTGGGCCTCGGCCTGGGCAAGGCGAATGAGGTGCCTCTGGCGATAAACAAGGCCAACGCAAACGCAAAGAAGAGCCTGATACGCGTGCCTCTGAAGGGGACAACGATTCCGCACGAAATCACCGTTAAACTGGGGGCGGCCAGGGTTATGCTCAAGCCGGCCTCACCGGGGACGGGCATAATTGCCGGCGGCAGTGTCCGCGCAGTGCTGGAGATGGCGGGAATCAAGGACATCCTGACCAAGTCACTGGGCACCGCCAACAAGACGAATGTCGCCAGGGCCACGATATTTGCGCTGAGTAAGCTCCGGGACCCGGCCACAGTGGTCGCCCGGCGCAAGGGACGGCCGGTGCCAACGGGACTGCCGGAGCCGGAGGAGGCGGTCACCAGTGACTAA
- the rplR gene encoding 50S ribosomal protein L18, with the protein MAREQRRTARIRRHARVRAKVKGTLSRPRLCVFRSLNHVYAQVIDDIAGHTLATASTIDPELRGELGGKAKTERSALVGTLIAKRALSQGVTQVAFDRGGRQYHGRVKALAEAARESGLKF; encoded by the coding sequence ATGGCGAGGGAACAAAGAAGAACTGCCCGCATCAGGCGACATGCCAGGGTCCGGGCCAAGGTAAAGGGTACTCTTTCAAGGCCGCGTCTGTGCGTTTTCCGCAGCCTGAACCACGTTTATGCCCAGGTCATTGACGATATCGCAGGGCATACACTGGCGACGGCTTCCACCATTGACCCGGAGCTCAGGGGCGAACTGGGTGGCAAAGCAAAGACCGAAAGGTCTGCGCTTGTCGGTACCCTGATTGCAAAGAGAGCGCTGAGCCAGGGGGTTACACAGGTGGCTTTTGACCGTGGTGGCCGTCAATATCACGGCAGGGTCAAGGCGCTGGCTGAGGCGGCGCGCGAAAGTGGACTGAAGTTCTAA